A single region of the Elusimicrobium sp. An273 genome encodes:
- a CDS encoding phosphoglycerate kinase, whose amino-acid sequence MNFDSIKKIQDVDLKNKKVLVRVDYNVPLKDGKVDNNKRIVATEKTIKHLLDNNCRIVLIAHLGRPKGKVCPEFSLAPVAAEVEKLFGVPVHFAKDCVGPEADKVVAETKNGEIALLENLRFHPEEEKNDPEFAKQLAKHGEVFVQEAFGTVHRAHASTSAIADFLPGCAGYLVQKEVEFLGKALENPARPFAAVVGGAKVSDKIMLLNNLMDKVNVLVIGGGMAYTFLKVQGHEIGKSLFDAEKEDEAKAVLAKAQEKGVKILLPVDHICGKEFAETAEPVTVEDINIPADLMGMDIGPKTMAMFREELLKCKTIFWNGPMGVFEFPNFAKGSFAIAQAMIDATKAGATTIIGGGDSVNVLKKGKFNQKELSHVSTGGGASMEFVEGKELPGLVALAK is encoded by the coding sequence ATGAATTTTGACAGCATTAAAAAAATTCAGGATGTTGACCTGAAAAACAAAAAAGTCTTGGTGCGCGTGGATTACAACGTGCCGCTGAAAGACGGAAAAGTAGACAACAACAAACGCATCGTTGCTACCGAAAAAACCATTAAACACTTGCTGGACAATAACTGCCGCATCGTGCTGATCGCCCACTTGGGCCGCCCGAAAGGCAAGGTTTGCCCGGAATTCAGCCTGGCTCCTGTAGCCGCCGAAGTGGAAAAACTGTTTGGCGTGCCGGTGCACTTTGCCAAAGACTGCGTAGGCCCGGAAGCCGATAAAGTGGTAGCCGAAACCAAGAACGGCGAAATCGCCTTGTTGGAAAACCTCCGCTTCCACCCCGAAGAAGAAAAGAACGATCCCGAATTTGCCAAACAACTGGCCAAACACGGCGAAGTGTTTGTGCAGGAAGCCTTCGGTACGGTACACCGCGCCCACGCTTCCACCAGCGCCATTGCGGATTTCTTGCCCGGCTGCGCGGGTTACCTCGTACAGAAAGAAGTAGAATTTTTGGGCAAAGCCTTGGAAAACCCGGCCAGACCGTTTGCCGCGGTAGTAGGCGGGGCCAAAGTGTCCGACAAAATTATGCTGCTTAACAATTTGATGGATAAAGTAAACGTCCTGGTCATCGGCGGCGGTATGGCGTACACGTTCCTCAAAGTACAGGGCCACGAAATCGGCAAATCTTTGTTTGACGCCGAAAAAGAAGACGAAGCCAAAGCCGTATTGGCCAAAGCGCAGGAAAAAGGCGTAAAGATTCTGTTGCCGGTAGACCACATTTGCGGCAAAGAATTTGCCGAAACGGCCGAACCTGTAACGGTGGAAGACATCAATATCCCGGCCGATTTGATGGGTATGGATATCGGCCCGAAAACGATGGCGATGTTCCGCGAAGAACTCTTGAAATGCAAAACGATCTTCTGGAACGGCCCGATGGGCGTGTTTGAATTCCCGAACTTTGCCAAAGGCAGCTTTGCCATTGCCCAGGCGATGATTGACGCCACGAAAGCCGGCGCCACCACGATTATCGGCGGCGGGGACAGCGTCAACGTGCTGAAAAAAGGCAAATTCAATCAAAAAGAACTCTCCCACGTTTCCACCGGCGGCGGCGCCAGCATGGAATTTGTGGAAGGGAAAGAATTGCCCGGCTTAGTGGCGTTAGCCAAATAA
- a CDS encoding Bax inhibitor-1/YccA family protein, whose protein sequence is MNNPMLNENAFKRAQARALSDTGVMTLQGTINKTFLLLFLCVVGGMITWTHYQSWAGATGIIAIVAFVVALITSFKPTAAPITAPIYAFLEGLFLGVISAMYNAQFQGIVFNAVAITVLVFFVMLFVYRTGIIRVTRGLAVGIFSATAAIALLYIGSFLLSLFGVSTAYLTSNSPLAIGISVVICAVAAFNFLLDFNFIDAMTSRYQAPKHMEWYAGFGLLVTLVWLYIEILQLLAKMQRK, encoded by the coding sequence ATGAATAATCCGATGTTAAATGAAAATGCGTTTAAACGCGCACAAGCACGCGCCCTGTCCGACACGGGCGTTATGACGCTGCAGGGCACCATTAATAAAACGTTCTTGTTGCTCTTTCTCTGCGTCGTCGGCGGAATGATTACCTGGACGCACTACCAAAGCTGGGCCGGAGCCACCGGGATTATCGCCATTGTAGCTTTTGTAGTGGCGCTTATTACTTCTTTTAAACCGACGGCCGCCCCGATTACTGCCCCGATTTATGCTTTCTTGGAAGGGTTGTTTTTGGGCGTTATTTCGGCCATGTACAATGCGCAGTTCCAAGGAATTGTGTTTAATGCCGTAGCGATCACGGTGCTGGTGTTTTTTGTGATGTTGTTTGTCTACAGAACCGGCATTATCCGCGTTACGCGCGGGCTGGCCGTGGGCATTTTCTCGGCCACTGCGGCCATTGCGCTTTTGTATATCGGGTCTTTTCTTCTCTCGCTCTTTGGCGTGAGCACCGCGTACTTAACGTCCAACTCGCCGCTGGCTATCGGCATCAGCGTGGTCATTTGTGCGGTGGCGGCGTTCAATTTTCTGTTGGACTTTAACTTTATTGACGCGATGACCTCCCGCTATCAGGCGCCGAAACATATGGAATGGTATGCCGGATTTGGCCTGCTGGTTACGCTGGTGTGGCTGTATATTGAAATTTTGCAGCTTTTGGCCAAAATGCAGCGCAAATAA
- the groL gene encoding chaperonin GroEL (60 kDa chaperone family; promotes refolding of misfolded polypeptides especially under stressful conditions; forms two stacked rings of heptamers to form a barrel-shaped 14mer; ends can be capped by GroES; misfolded proteins enter the barrel where they are refolded when GroES binds), with amino-acid sequence MAKQIIYGDEARAKMKSGIEKVANAVKVTLGPKGRSVVLEKKFGSPLIIDDGVTIAKDIELEDKFENMGAQLIREVASKTNDVAGDGTTTATVLANAMLTEGIKNITAGANPTLVKKGIEMAVEATKEELNKMHKPVKTKEEKAQIATISSNDREIGNMIAEAIEKVGAEGVITVEEGKTATTQLDIVEGMQFDRGYISPYFVTDSERMECVLENPYIIVTDKKISSMNELLPVLEKIVQSGKQFLIIAEDVDGEALATLVVNKLRGTLKGCAVKAPGFGDRRKEMLEDIAILTGGEVLSEERGIKLDKAELAMLGQCARVVVDKENTTIVSGKGSKEAIAARAEQIRKQIENSKSEYDKEKLQERLAKLSGGVAVISVGAATETELKAKKAKVEDAKNATKAGVEEGLVPGGGVALARCQKKLDALKADNEDIRTGINIVRKALTAPLKQIAVNAGLDGAVVVDNVLKMTGAADGYDAEKNQYCDLLKAGVVDPAKVVRTALENAASITGTVLLTETLVADAPEKEGAHAPAMPGMGGMGGMM; translated from the coding sequence ATGGCTAAACAAATTATTTACGGCGATGAAGCCCGCGCCAAAATGAAATCGGGCATTGAAAAAGTTGCAAACGCAGTAAAAGTTACGCTGGGCCCCAAGGGCAGAAGCGTAGTGTTGGAAAAAAAGTTTGGCTCTCCCTTGATTATTGACGACGGCGTAACCATCGCCAAAGACATTGAACTGGAAGACAAATTTGAAAATATGGGCGCGCAGCTCATCCGCGAAGTAGCTTCTAAAACCAACGACGTCGCGGGCGACGGTACCACCACCGCCACGGTATTGGCCAACGCCATGCTGACCGAAGGGATTAAAAACATCACCGCCGGCGCCAACCCGACCTTGGTGAAAAAAGGCATCGAAATGGCCGTAGAAGCCACCAAAGAAGAACTGAACAAAATGCACAAACCGGTCAAAACCAAAGAAGAAAAAGCGCAAATTGCCACCATTTCTTCCAACGACCGCGAAATCGGAAATATGATTGCCGAAGCCATTGAAAAAGTGGGTGCCGAAGGCGTCATCACGGTAGAAGAAGGCAAAACCGCCACGACTCAGCTGGACATCGTGGAAGGGATGCAGTTTGACCGCGGCTATATTTCGCCTTACTTTGTAACCGATTCCGAAAGAATGGAATGCGTGCTTGAAAATCCCTACATCATTGTAACGGATAAAAAGATTTCGTCTATGAACGAACTCTTGCCGGTACTGGAAAAAATTGTACAAAGCGGCAAACAGTTCCTCATCATTGCCGAAGATGTGGACGGCGAAGCGCTGGCTACGTTGGTAGTCAACAAACTGCGCGGCACCTTGAAAGGCTGTGCGGTAAAAGCTCCGGGCTTTGGCGACAGACGCAAAGAAATGTTGGAAGACATCGCCATTTTGACCGGCGGCGAAGTGTTGAGCGAAGAACGCGGCATTAAGCTGGACAAAGCCGAACTGGCCATGCTGGGCCAATGTGCCCGCGTGGTAGTGGACAAAGAAAACACCACCATCGTCAGCGGCAAAGGCAGCAAAGAAGCCATTGCCGCCCGCGCGGAACAAATCCGCAAACAGATTGAAAACTCCAAGAGCGAGTACGACAAAGAAAAACTCCAAGAACGCTTGGCCAAGCTCTCCGGCGGCGTAGCCGTCATCAGCGTAGGCGCAGCCACGGAAACGGAACTGAAAGCCAAAAAAGCCAAAGTGGAAGACGCCAAAAACGCCACCAAAGCCGGTGTGGAAGAAGGCCTTGTACCCGGCGGCGGAGTGGCCTTGGCGCGCTGCCAAAAGAAGTTGGACGCGTTAAAAGCCGATAACGAAGATATCCGCACGGGTATCAACATTGTCCGCAAAGCCTTGACGGCTCCTTTGAAACAAATCGCCGTCAACGCCGGGTTGGACGGAGCCGTAGTGGTAGACAATGTGCTCAAGATGACCGGCGCGGCCGACGGATACGATGCGGAAAAGAACCAATACTGCGACCTCTTAAAAGCGGGCGTAGTAGATCCGGCCAAAGTGGTTCGCACCGCCTTGGAAAATGCGGCGTCCATTACGGGGACGGTTCTCTTGACCGAAACCTTGGTGGCGGACGCTCCCGAAAAAGAAGGCGCTCACGCTCCTGCCATGCCCGGCATGGGGGGAATGGGCGGCATGATGTAA
- a CDS encoding co-chaperone GroES — MAEVKIKPLGDRVIVKPIERETMKGGIIIPDTAKEKPMEGEVLAVGPGKLNDKGERAPMDVKKGDRVLYGKYSGTEIKLDDEAYLIIHQDEILGILG; from the coding sequence ATGGCAGAAGTTAAAATTAAACCGTTGGGCGACCGCGTAATCGTAAAGCCCATCGAAAGAGAAACCATGAAGGGGGGAATCATCATTCCGGACACCGCTAAAGAAAAACCGATGGAAGGCGAAGTGTTAGCCGTCGGGCCGGGCAAGTTGAACGACAAAGGCGAACGGGCGCCCATGGATGTGAAAAAAGGCGACCGCGTGCTGTACGGCAAATACTCCGGCACGGAAATCAAGCTGGACGATGAAGCGTATTTAATCATTCACCAAGACGAAATCTTGGGCATTTTGGGGTAA
- a CDS encoding PP2C family protein-serine/threonine phosphatase, translating into MSSFDIEFAAVTDIGKIREKNEDNVLISSDLGLGVVADGMGGHSAGEIASNIAVSVLAETIRKVNNQQLKIPDNFLPKLDPVERKLLMAANLANAAIYSTAQSSDIYRMMGTTLTGVLFDKDCATAVHVGDSRLYLFRDNKIVQITTDHSLAMEHVRRGLLTRAEADHSKIQNVLTRAMGIKKNIEFDLLKFPVKVGDMLLLCSDGLYKGLRECDMAAMLAQGQQTPIVKLCKQLVRVSNENDGQDNISAVLIKILPAQKMSFKQRLRRFFSKA; encoded by the coding sequence ATGAGCAGCTTCGATATTGAGTTTGCCGCCGTAACCGATATTGGGAAAATCCGCGAGAAAAACGAGGATAACGTCCTCATCTCTTCCGACTTGGGGCTGGGCGTCGTAGCCGACGGAATGGGCGGGCACAGCGCCGGAGAAATTGCCAGCAACATTGCGGTTTCCGTATTGGCGGAAACCATCCGCAAGGTAAATAACCAGCAATTAAAAATTCCGGATAATTTCCTGCCCAAGTTAGACCCGGTGGAAAGAAAACTCTTAATGGCCGCCAATCTGGCCAATGCCGCCATTTACTCCACGGCGCAATCTTCGGATATTTACCGCATGATGGGCACCACCCTGACGGGCGTTTTGTTTGACAAAGACTGCGCCACCGCCGTACACGTGGGGGATTCCCGCTTATATTTATTCCGCGATAATAAAATCGTCCAAATCACTACCGACCATTCTTTGGCGATGGAACACGTCCGCCGCGGCCTGCTGACCCGGGCGGAAGCGGATCACTCTAAAATTCAAAACGTCTTAACCCGCGCCATGGGAATCAAAAAGAACATCGAGTTTGACCTGCTTAAATTCCCGGTAAAAGTGGGGGATATGCTGCTGCTGTGCTCGGACGGGCTTTACAAAGGCCTGCGCGAATGCGATATGGCCGCCATGTTGGCGCAAGGCCAGCAAACCCCGATTGTAAAGCTTTGCAAACAACTGGTGCGCGTTTCCAATGAAAACGACGGGCAGGACAATATCTCGGCCGTTTTAATCAAGATTTTGCCTGCGCAAAAAATGTCCTTTAAACAGCGCTTGCGGCGCTTCTTTTCAAAAGCATAA